A window of Amaranthus tricolor cultivar Red isolate AtriRed21 chromosome 8, ASM2621246v1, whole genome shotgun sequence genomic DNA:
ACTCCTCTGTGTCTTAAAGTTAATCACACGTtcatgaaaattaagaaaaatataattttttaatgataaatatatcattttattaaataataaatttaatggtgaaaaagttgatatcataagcattataaacatgttaaaataaacataataaaaaatataggagCCATGaagtataaaatttaaaataaaattagtgaaaaatatataagGACTATATGTATTAATGAAAATAAGAGTAAACAGAGTTAATTATGttcaaagtaaaataaaaaaaataataggaaCATTTTTATAAAGGAGATTTGTAGCAAAATAAAAAggaccaacaaaaataaaaggtatgacaagtCTCTTAGTCAATTGAAAGCATATAAGATATGAATATGATCTTCTCAGGAAAAAAGATCGCTGAGTTTGTTCACTaatttgatcatcatcattatactcAATATCCGCCTAAAAGTAGGGTCTGAAGAAGAATAGATGACGgacaatatatatttatacttttttaCAGGAAGGACTAGAGAAAAACGGTTAATTTTACCCCAAACGGTAAGAACCCTGTAAAAAGAGAGTATGAGTCAATTGACTGATTTGATGATGTAATCATATCATTAGTGAATCAGAGCAAATATACCCATGATTATATGATTACAACTTTAACAAACACGTAAATATTGCATCTTTGGAGATATCAATGAGTCAATTGACTAATCAATGCAATAAAACTCAAAAGATTGCACCAACTCATAACACTCCATCtatcttttttcatttaatattattttttattttgagttaattCGTCTCACTTGCATCAATTCTATTATTCAAAATGAATGCATCACTTTGTTTCAAccttatttttacattttaactctctttgaATACCATCTATGcaatttaatttatcttagCTTATTACCAAATATctaccttttttttaaaaaaaattctacttTCTCTTTGATGCTTATACAAGGAGATAGAGGAGCAATGCTTAAGAATTTTATATGTACTCTCCATTCTGATTAGTATATTTGACACTATacattatttaagtttattttatatattacgactAATGTAAAATTCAAAATCTAGTTAAGTGGAATCTTGTTCGAATCAATTATttgcatacttttataatatctttttaacaatttttagttatgtataatttaagaaataaaaaatcaataatgtaCAACTCCATATAAGTGAAAGGCCATTTAATATCTTTTGATTATTTGTCATTGCACTGTAATAGAACAATTTTGAATCTTAGTTATGACATCTAAAATCATTAAGTGACTCACACATAAGAAGTGCTAAGAGGGTTAGAACTTAAATGTACGCGAGCTTAATTAACCAAGAAATCTATTGTCGATTAAGTCTTAATAATAAATATCGTATAACTtaacataaataagaaataCTTTTAAGTATATACCTGTTTTGCTTGATCTTTGTGGGAGGATCAATGAGAGTTTCTTCACAGAAGTATTCTGAAATGATCTTTTGCTTACCTTTAATGGACGAACACATGCTATTGAGGGATTATCTTTTTAGGATCAGCCATAGATTTCGGATATATCTTATCTTGGTCTTCCTCTTTGTCACCGCTAGCCTATGTATGACACTGATACAGATCACGGGTGTGAATGGAAGAGCTACCTTCTTAAATGGTGGAAATTTTGCTGTAAGTCAGACTGCATTTCACTTTGATGTTAATTTTCGAGTTATTTTTTTGTGGAATATGTAACTTGGTAGAAATTAGAATACCCTTGTCGAAGATATGAACAAAAGTTCACTTGAATTGTAGTGTTTACATTAACGGCCTGTTTAGTAGGtgataataaacggtggtaatgagaatagaAAGTCgtgtaattttggttaaaaaatctcttggctaccttgatggtcatgcttgtctaactttaatcatctcattttcttcataaaattcattcaaatgcattatcattgagaaaggtggtattaggtgataatggaaatttgtaaacaaaaaacttttttgtgatcaaagtttcatcactatgggaatgacatggttcttttgatgaaattttacgctataaatcattcccattaccaccatttagtaccactaactaAACAGCCGCTAGTGATTGTGGATTCTACCTCTTGGGTTAATAATGTATTGTTGTTATGTTCACGCTCGGCCATAGCAAAGAATACGATACTTATTGTTTGCAATAGATAGACCTTGGGTATCTTTCCTTTGTCGTTTTTTGGAAAATTGTTCTACTTCTGTCATTTCATTGTTATCTATGTTTCTAAGCATTGATTTCGTTTTCCTTGTGATTTTAGGTCACTTCAATCGTTCAAGTTGTTGAGACCCTTCTTTGCTTACATGCTGGTACAAAATTTTCCTCCCGAGCCCAGGGCATTGGTGCAGTTGCATGTAGATGGTATGCAATAGTAACTTGCAAGTCTCTTGATAGAGGTAGACGTTCAATATCTTTGTGTTCATTATCTTCGAGTTTTTCCGAGAGTGAATCGAGTTTGCTAGATGAAAATTCAATTGTCAACCATTCCCAATTTGCTTCAGTTTCTTCATATAACAAAAGACAATCTTTTGGTAAGTCTAGTTCATCTTATTGCTGATTATCGTAATGTATAATCTGTTTCATATTTGTATCATCCGTTTTGAATTTAGTTCCAGTGTCACTCTTAAGTTTGAAATCATGTTTGTATCATTTACGATAAATTTCTGTTACTTTCATCATACTAAATTGTGGCAATTGCAGTGATATATTTGCAGGCGAATCCTAGAGGGCTTACATTATACGGTTGGACAGTGGATCGTACACTTTTGTCTACAATTTTTGCAATCAAGCTCTCCCTCGTTCTTTTTGTGCTTGGTCAGACCATTGTTTTTGACTCTCCATCATCTTGAGTTATTTACTATCATCTATGTAAATGTTGTCCTGTCTTGAAATCAATATTGTTGTTGAAAGTTCATTCAGAACTGTTTTTTGTTCGCTCCCCGAACTTTTTCAGCCATTACACACTAGATTTTGGCACACTAGGAAGATCCACCCCGGTTGTCGATTGCACTAGTGCATCGTCCATTTTGTATAATTTGTATATGCATTTGTACATAAATATATCGAGCAAATTGCTTCCCCTAATTGGGATTATATGTAATATGTAACAATGACTTGTATACGCGAgtgttttgaagaatgaaagttaTCGAGTATACCCGAGTATACGCGAGTGTTTTTAAACAATGAAATAAGCATATATGTTCATTGATGTTTTTAAAGAATGAAAGTTATCAATTATACCCGACCACTAGTAATCCCTTCTCTGGGATTACATTTTTACATTTATCATTTCAATTTTACGAGatgtttttaaataaattgaaaaaaagtgACTACAACTAGAACTGTTCAAGagtgacccgactcgaaaatccgaaccgaaatcgaaagtaaaccgacccgaaaaggtgttcctttttttggtttatcgaaccgacagtacCCGAACCAAAATTGTACCCGAActggttgacaaccgaaaatgggaaagttGAACCCGAGCAGTaaccgatttttataaccgacacataaacgttaaccgagattactcgaacctaataatgaccgacccgagtcaaatcctgTAACGtttgagaaattaatattatgaatttaaaataagtattagaatgaaaattattttgggTCGAGTAGAATAAATAATCGTGAGATaagataacaaaataaataattaatcaaataaatataccaaaatcAGTTTTGTTCTCCCCTTTCTACTATTCATCATCTCcttccttatttttttttccaaatcccTTTCTCTTTCGCTGCACACAAAGGAAAAACACAGATAGTCCTAAATTCCAACCTCTGATTCTCGATGAAGCTAGCAAGACCTGCAATCTTGTTAGACATACTTAGTCTTTTTTCACActcttgttagagaaatattgatatatgtatatatatagtcttatttttgtattttactcatatgcttaataataaaaaaggagAGGAATAGTCTCCCATCATTagcttttcttttcttcatctttctccTTTCCAGTTTATCATCTATACTCTTCATCAATATACTCATCAAGATTTTCATCAGATTTTCATCAAGATCTTCAAaactaacatggtatcagatgtAAAGGTTCTCATTGCTTCAAATTGCAGTTTCGATTATCTCTCAATCACTTGATTTCAGTTTCGATTGTTCTTCCTCACTCTATCTTCGCCAACGAAAATCAATTGATTTGTTCATTCGCAAAACCCTAAATCAAGATTCTggtttgttctttctttatcttCTGCTTGATTATCTTCTGGTTCGcaaattgattgattgattgtttAGATTGTTCGTTCAATTGGTTTGTTCACGCTGGTTTCGAAAATTGGTTTGTTCACGCTGCTATCTTCTGATTGGTTTGATTGATTATCTTCTGCTTTATCAATTGTTCGTTTGTCGTTTGGTTGGTTTGTTCGCTATCAATTGTTCACGCTGGTTGCTTTATCTTCTACTATCTTTATCGCTGGTTGGTTTGTTCGAAAATTGCTGGTTTGTTCGTTTGTTCACTCTATCGTTTGCAATGACAAATCAAGATCCTAATTTGAGTTTTCTTGACCATTCCGATCCTCTATTTCTCCATCCTGCTGATCATCCTGGTTTATTGTTGGTCTCTAAACCATTTAATGGTTCGAATTTTGGTTCATGGAAGAAATCTATGTCAATCGCCTTATCAGCAAAGAACAAATTAATCTTTATCAGTTCCAATTCTCAGCCTCTTATCATTGATCTGAAGTTTCCTCAATGGAAGAGATGCAATGATATGGTTACTTCCTGGATTTTGAATGTCTTATCTCCCGACATCGCTGACAGTGTTCTTTATTCGGATTCCGCTCACGACATCTGGAAAGAACTTGACGATCGCTATGGTCAAGCAAATGGTGCCAAGCTGTTTCAATTAGAGAAGGATATACGGTTATCAGGCCAAGGTACGAACGACATTGCTGGATACTTtactaaattaaagaaaaattgggATGAATTAAACACTCTATCTTCTCTACCTATTTGTTCTTGTGGTGCTGCACAAGCTTTgcaaaaatttaatgaagaCCAACGTCTTATTCAATTCCTTATGGGTCTCAATAGTGATTACAATCACATTAGAGGTAATATTCTCATGATGAAACCCTTGCCTTCTATTAGTCAAGCTTATGCATTATTATctcaagaagaaaaacaaaaagaagttCATGCTTCATCACAATTCATCAATGAATCAGCATCCATGTATGCATCCAATCATACTCAGGTTCATCCGCAATTTTTCCAGCATCCTCAAAATCAGAAACAAAAGTTCGATGGCAAAAGACTCATATGCACTCACTGTAAGAAGTCCGGGCATCTTGCAAATAAATGCTACAGAATTGTAGGCTTTCCCAAGCATtttaagtttactaaaaataagaaattttctGGCAATGTTATGTACCAGCAACTCAATGAAGCTTCACATGATCCTCGTATCACTGACAATGGACATCCACATGATCCTTCAGCTTTACAAACCTGGAACTCTACCAATAATCCTTCAAATATATCTCAAACTCAGTTCGATCAATTAATGACTATGATGAGTAATctacaaaacaataataaacctAATCCTCCATCTGGCGATCATAATACTCCTCCTTATTCTGCAGAACATACTAGTCAAGCATTTACAGCAACTAATTTTTCTGGTATAACAGCTTTTTCTCCTCATTTTTTTTCTGGAAATTGTATTTGTCATAATGGTTGGTCAGCTGTTGATTATACTTGGATCATTGATACTGGTGCTAGTGATCATATGTGTCATAATGCCAATTTATTCACACACACACGCATCCTTCCCAAAGCATATCACATTACTTTACCAAATGGTCATGTTGTTcatgtgcataaagtaggttcgGTACACATTCACCCAGATATCATTCTTCATAATGTTCTTCATGTTCCTCAATTCAAGTATAACTTGCTTTCAATAGGCAAATTATGCACTCAGGCTTCTTCTTTTGCCCTTTTCACTAATTCAAAATGTTATTTTCAGGGCCCCTTAATGAAGAGGCCTCTGGAACTTGGTGAAATGCACTCAGGGCTGTATCTTCTACAACATATTCCTACCTTCCACACTCTGAAAGAATATAATTCTACTGATTCTACTCAATTAGACAAACTTTGTAATATAGTTGATTTTATTTCTACCAATAAATGTACTCCCAACTCTTCCATAAATGTATTGGCTAATAGACATAAGAATGTTGATACTCCTATCTCTACTCTTTCTTTGAATACAGCTTTATGTAATTTTGTTCACAATGAAAATGGTCATATTTGGCATCAACGCTTGGGTTACTTGCCCTTATACAAGCTCCAACAGCTTTCATTTTTTCCCAATAACTCCATTGATAATATTAAAAGTTGTAATATTTGTCCACAAGCTAGACAACACAGGTTACCCTTTTCTCTAAGCCAAACACAATCTTCACATCTTTTCGAACTTGTTCATGTTGATGTTTGGGGACCTTATCACACAGCCACTCATGGAGGATATCACTATTTTCTCACAATAGTTGAGGATTTTAGTAGAGCTACATGGACTCACCTTCTCAAAACTAAAAGTAATGCTTTTCCCCTTCTACAAACCTTCACTGAAATGATCTATACTCAATTCAAtgctaaaatcaaaacttttagATCTGATAATGCTCTTGAACTAGGATCCAGCAAAGCTGCCATTTCTTTTTTTCAGTCTAAAGGCATTCTTCACCAAACTAGTACTCGAGAcactcctcaacaaaatggtatAGTTGAAAGAAAACATCGCCATTTGTTAGAAACAGCTAGGGCCCTTCTCATTCAATCTAAGCTACCCATAATCTTTTGGGGTGATTGCATTCTCACAGCTACATATCTTATCAACAGATATCCAATGAAAATTCTTCACAATAAATCACCTTTTGAAATCTTATTTGGCCATCCTCCTTCTTATTCTCACCTTCGCTCTTTTGGATGTTTGTGTTATGTATCCACTCTCAGACAAGGACGTGACAAATTTCAACCACGAGCTTCACCTTGCATTTTATAGGATATCCTCTAGGTAAGAAAGCTTATAAACTATATAACATTGATACACACAAAATCCACATATCCAGAGATGTTGTTTTTCATGAATCACTGTTTCCCTCTCTCAAACACATCAACTCCTTTCTTCCCTTTGCTAATGACACATCATttgattttccttatttttcaTCTACATTCACTGAGTCTGTTCCTCTTCACTCTACTATCAGTAACTCTTCTTCACATCCCACTCAAGTTCCTGTTCTCAGAAGGTCATTTAGAACACCACGTCAACCACCCTATTTAGATGATTATATTTGCAGTAATGTTCAATTGCATCCTTCAGAATCTGATATTGATTGCACTCCTCATTGTCCTCACACACTAACCTCATTTTTTTCTATCCCCAATCATCTATGTTGTTTTACTAATTCAACACTTAATAATTCTTTGAATCCCCTTAATCCTGAAATACATGAACCGAGAAATTATGAGGAAGCTGCTGcaatacctgcttggcaagatgcTATGCAACAAGAATTTTCTGCTCTTGAAGCCAATGACACATGGGTAGAGGCTGCCTTACCTAAGGGCAAAAAGCCTATCTCTAGTAAATGGGTCTACAAGATCAAAAAACGTGCTGATGGTACTATAGAACGATACAAAAGCAGATTGGTTATCAAAGGCTGTACTCAAAAGGCTGGAATAGATTATACTGAAACTTTTTCACCAGTTGTTAAAATGACCACCATACGAAGTCTCATTGCTACTGCAGTAAAAATGAATTGGCCAATGCATCAATTAGACGTCAATAATGCGTTCTTACATGGGGATTTGCACGAAGATATTTACATGAAACCTCCTCCTGGCTTCACTCTTACTGATCCTACAAAAGTTCTAAAATTAAAGAAGTCTTTATATGGTCTCAAGCAAGCATCTAGACAATGGCATGCAAAGCTTTCTACAGCACTCAAATCAAAAGGTTATATTCAATCCAAGAATGACTACTCTCTTTTTTATAAATCCATGGGCAAGCACATTATATTTGTAGCagtatatgtggatgatattttACTAACTGGCAATCATTTGGAGGAAATACATAGTCTAAAATCTTTTTTGCATTCTACTTTCAAGATAAAGGATTTGGGATCTTTACATTACTTTCTTGGCATTGAAATATTAAAGGTCTCTAATGGTGTAATCATGACACAAAGAACATTTGCAGCAGACCTATTAAAAGAATTTGATCACTACACAGCCACTCCTGCTCATTGCCCTTTAGAAGCAAGACTACAATTACGACATGACTCTGGCAAGCCCATTATTGATCCTACCATATACAGAAAATTGGTTGGCAAATTGAATTACTTAACAAATACAAGACCAGATCTTGCATATGCTGTACAATTTTTGAGTCAATTCTTGCAAGATCCTCGAGAACCTCATTGGCAAGCTGCTCTACATACCTTAAGATATTTAAGACAGGATTATACTAAAGGTATCCTTCTCAATGCATCTTCTGATCTAAAACTTGAAGCATATTGTGATTCAGATTGGGCTTCTTGTCCCAACACCAGGAGATCAGTCAGTGGGTATTTTATTCTATTGGGTGGCAGTCCCATTTCATGGAAAAGCAAGAAGCAAGCTACAGTTTCTTTAAGTTCTGCAGAGGCTGAATATAGATCAATGCGGAGGGTTACAACTGAACTTGCGTGGCTTACAAGGTTGTTACATGAGTTTACCATACCTACTGTTATTCCTGTGCCTCTCAAATGTGATAACCAGGCCGCTATCTACATTGCCAAGAATCCAGTATATCACGAGCGCACTAAACATATTGCCCTGGATTGCCATTTTGTGCGAGAAAAATTGCAAGATGGCTTGATCAGTTTGTCCTACATTCCCACAAAGCAACAGCTAGCTGACGTTTTCACCAAAAGTCTATCTGGGCCCGATCATCATCTTCTGGTTTCCAAGTTGGGGATGTCATCACCCTCCAACTTGCGGGGGGGTGTTAGACATACTTAGTCCTTTTTCACActcttgttagagaaatattgatatatgtatatatatagtcttatttttgtattttactcatatgcttaataataaaaaaggagAGGAATAGTCTCCCATCATTagcttttcttttcttcatctttctccTTTCCAGTTTATCATCTATACTCTTCATCAATATACTCATCAAGATTTTCATCAGATTTTCATCAAGATCTTCAAAACTAACAAATCTCTGATTTTCGATGAAGCTAGCAAGAACCTTTCTTCTTCCTCTGAGTCTTTCGAAACACCACAACAATGGCCATCCTCCTCCTCTGATTTCAATTGAAGCACGTGGGTCCTCCCTCCTTTGCTTTCAACTTTTGAAGAAACAAGATCCCTTATTCTGCATCTGATTTTAGAATAGGGATAAAGCAACAGCAGGTATATTCATCTTGCCTTTTTTATCTGATTTTCGAATTAAATAAGCAAACCATAAATCACTAATTTCATTGAGCATCAAGAACTGAATAACCAAGCTTTCCATTCAAGCCATTCAAAACCTAACTACCCTTTCCCCATTTCTCTGACTTTCAGATATAGATGTCGCAGAAGTCAGTGGCTACTGCCTCATCTTTCCCTTGATTCATTGCCGCCAATTCAGAGGTAAAAATTGTATTcctcttaatttttattctatttttgttATTCTTGTCTTTTAATCCTCATAAATATCGAGATTATCAATATTttctatgttattatattttcttattgttaCTCATCATAATATTATCCCCACATTGAGATTAATTGGATGTTTTGAGAAATTATTACATACATACTAGTTCTCTTTAAATTAGATGCGTCTAGTGGATTGATGTTGAGATCAAGGATTTGTTAGGAAAAGTTTATTATTGATAAAGTATGGGTcaatttgatgttcttgaaaGTTTTATAAGGTTCTTTGGAAgattattgattttgaatttgtatGTCTACTTTTGCGTTTAAGGAAACTTATATAGCGAATAATGGATGTTGGTGAGTTTGGTGGATCTTGATGATTAGTATCAAATGTATGAacatagaaattaagaaaattggTCAAAAATGTTTATTATTCGTAGGGTTAATGATGATTTGAAGGTCTTGAATGAATTAGGAGATACTTTGGAAAATCATTGATTGTGGGATGaaatatttattgtttatattgATTAGACGATTTGATATTCTTGAGGAGATTATTAGATTCTTTTGGGTATTCTTGATTTTGGGTTTAATGATTAATCAGAATGTGCATAATTCTTTAATGATTAGAAATGCTAGAGTAGGCTTTTGTTTAAGCTGCAGTATTAGGATGACatttaataagttatatgttagtatagtagtatcgaacgctctaCAATGATGTTGTGATCTTGTTATGCTCTAGGAGACGACATCatcgaagaacccttctagttgTAAGTTGGATTCGTTACCTTGAAGCGACATTatcggtgagtagtagcagtcccttaaagggtttgatcagactacattcttgaaaataactttttactaaagctctttgaAATTGGAAAtagttgagacaaatgttgttgtgaatgcttatgttgatattatgatatggtcaatggatcggacTTGCGTGCTGGTCATTgatggagttgaggaacattgttccctactccctgtttttgaagcgaattgtcattcagatattgactagcttcacccgagagcgacatagccttagagctatggggcacctctcaaactagactccctgtgcgcacatagatctaggaaaatGATGTTGCTTTAAATCTTTGTTtggaattactgtgttttgttgttttggattgttacttctcattcagtaaACCTGACCCCCTGCTGTTTCCGTTTTTTTAGTGGTTTGCAGATCGAAACTGGTcaggaacgatgggttagcggtgatgATTAAAGTTACAGAGatgttatattgagctgagTACGTGAGAAGTGTAGTATTATATTAGGTTTAGACTTGATTATGATGGTTACATTGGACTTATAgagtgacttttatgattactttgtgatttagttagatgtttggattTAGAATTAGCTGATACAGCTATGTCACAGAACTGGTGACTCCGTTGCTCAAATTTTGAAACggtgatttaagtttcttggaaaACAgacccgtgatgaccctgtttacctagtcaacggtaagtcggattgttacagttggtatcacgTCACCAAAGAAGCCACGTAGGAGGCAGAAGATTCCATGAGACGCGATTATCCCTGGTTATTTACTCAGTCAGGTATTTCTATGTTTAACGTTTTATTATTGTTGCATCTCCTTAGTCTTAGAAggttaagttcgaggacgaacttaAAATCGTAAGATTTCGGAATAGTACTAGGTCTTATCAATGCTTGGCCTTAAAGTTTGGTTGGTTCTCATAGTTAGTCGTGTAATATGAATTCTTACGATACATAGAGTATGAGTAATTGGGTAACATAGCTTTATGATACGTATGTTACCTGGATATTTGGGTATGTGCTTGATACTTAGTTTAACTTCGAGGACGAAGTTCATTTCaagttgggtagaatgtaacatttgagaaattaatattgggaatttaaaataagtattagattgaaaattattttgggTTGAGTTGAATAAATAATCGTGAGCTAAGATAacgaaataaataattaatcaaataaaaatacaaaaaatcagTTTTGTTCTCCCCTTTCTATTCATCATCTCCTTCCTTATTCTTTTTTTTCCAAATCCCTTTCTCTTTCGTTGCACACAAAGGAAAAACACAGATAATCCTAAATTCCAACCTTTGATTCTCGATGAAGCTAGCAAGACCTGCAATCTCTGATTTTCGATGAGGCTAGCAAGAACCTTTCTTCTTCCTCTGAGTCTTTCGAAACACCACAACACTGGCCATCCTCCTCCTCTGATTTCAATTGAAGCACGTGGGTCCTCCCTCCTTTGCTTTCAACTTTTGAAGAAACAAGATCCCTTATTCTGCATCTGATTTTAGAATTAGGGATAAAGCAACAACAAGTATATTCGTCTTGCCTTCTTTATCTGATTTTCGAATTAAATAACCAAACCATAAATCACTAATTTCATTGAGCATCAAGAACTGAATAACCAAGCTTTCCATTCAAGCCATTCAAAACCTAACTACCCTTTCCCCATTTCTCTGACTTTCAGATATAGATGTCGCAGAAGGCAGTGGCTACTGCTTCATCTTTCCCTTGATTCATTGCCGCCAATTCAGAGGAAAAAATTGTATTcctcttaatttttattctatttttgttATTCTTGTCTTTTAATCCTCATAAATATCGAGATTATCAATCTTTTctatgttattataatttcttATTGTTACGCATCATAATATTATCCCCACATTGAGATTAATTGGATATTTTGAGAAATTATTACATACATACTAGTTCTCTTTAAATTAGATGCGTCTAGTGGATTGATGTTGAGATCAAGGATTTGTTGGGAAAAGTTTATTATTGATAAAGTATGGGTcaatttgatgttcttgaaaGTTTTATAAGGTTCTTTGGAAgattattgattttgaatttgaatgtcTACTTTTGCGTTTAAGGAAACTTATATAGAGAAATAATGGATGTTGGATTGAGTTTGGTGGATCTTGATGATTAGTATCAAATGTATGAacatagaaattaagaaaattggTCAAAAATGTTTATTATTCGTAGGGTTAATGATGATTTGAAGGTCTTGAATGAATTAGGAGATACTTTGGAAAATCATTGATTGTGGGATGAAATACTTATTGTTTATATTGATTAGACGATTTGATATTCTTGAGGAGATTAGATTCTTTTGGGTATTCTTGATTTTGGGTTTAATGATTAATCAGAATGTGCATAATTCTTTAATGATTAGAAATGCTAGAGTAGGCTTTTGTTTAAGCGTCAGTATTAGGATGAcatgtaata
This region includes:
- the LOC130821632 gene encoding uncharacterized protein LOC130821632, whose amino-acid sequence is MDEHMLLRDYLFRISHRFRIYLILVFLFVTASLCMTLIQITGVNGRATFLNGGNFAVTSIVQVVETLLCLHAGTKFSSRAQGIGAVACRWYAIVTCKSLDRGRRSISLCSLSSSFSESESSLLDENSIVNHSQFASVSSYNKRQSFVIYLQANPRGLTLYGWTVDRTLLSTIFAIKLSLVLFVLGQTIVFDSPSS